The following are encoded in a window of Solibacillus sp. FSL R7-0668 genomic DNA:
- a CDS encoding tetratricopeptide repeat protein, which translates to MTAKILGGLQDEEFQTNNIIYQQAYANYNEQNYQDASVLITEVLKRKPQSEAANYLGGLIAMQNQEFKQGTILLQKTLDLNPHKVEDPMFMLQFAESLYFAERYTDAKVVLEKCREWGWAPESYPAYQEQVTELLTQIENMQ; encoded by the coding sequence TTGACGGCTAAAATTCTTGGAGGCCTTCAAGATGAGGAATTTCAGACGAATAATATAATTTACCAGCAAGCCTATGCCAATTATAATGAACAAAATTATCAAGATGCATCTGTTTTAATAACGGAGGTTTTAAAAAGAAAGCCACAATCTGAGGCGGCCAATTATCTCGGAGGATTAATAGCGATGCAAAATCAAGAATTTAAGCAAGGTACGATTTTGCTCCAAAAAACATTAGACCTTAATCCTCATAAGGTGGAGGATCCAATGTTTATGCTTCAATTTGCGGAAAGCCTATACTTTGCAGAGCGTTATACAGATGCAAAAGTAGTATTAGAAAAATGCCGTGAATGGGGTTGGGCACCTGAATCATACCCAGCCTATCAGGAACAGGTGACAGAATTATTAACTCAAATTGAGAATATGCAATAA
- a CDS encoding acyl-CoA dehydrogenase family protein, translated as MKANFLTNEHEMFREALQKMLRKEAYPYYEKWEEERNIPRDFWLKLGENGFLLPWVEEQYGGLGLDFSYSMILTEELERVGVGLASGICLHSDIVSPYIEAYGTAQQKQKWLPKSVTGEYISAIAMTEPGAGSDLAGIKTTARKEGDHYILNGEKTFITNGNHADYVIVVCKTDPHAQPAYRGISLLIVENGMPGFTRGKKLNKIGMHSGDTAELIFEDVKVPAENLLGEEGKGFYYLMEKLQQERLVVALQVQIEAEVMLQLTIDYVKERKAFGSRIADFQNTQFKLAEMATEIDMGRNYVNTLTEKHMHGEDIVKEVSMAKWWISEMAKRVAAECLQLHGGYGYMEEYEIARRYRDISVTSIYAGTTEIMKSIIAKKILS; from the coding sequence ATGAAAGCTAATTTTTTAACAAATGAACATGAGATGTTTCGGGAGGCGCTGCAGAAAATGCTTCGAAAAGAGGCGTACCCGTATTACGAAAAATGGGAAGAGGAGCGCAATATTCCGCGCGATTTTTGGCTGAAGCTAGGGGAGAATGGTTTTTTACTTCCGTGGGTAGAGGAGCAATATGGTGGCTTAGGGTTGGATTTCTCGTACTCGATGATTTTGACGGAGGAATTGGAAAGGGTCGGGGTTGGTTTAGCTAGTGGCATCTGCTTGCATTCGGATATTGTAAGCCCTTACATAGAGGCGTATGGGACAGCGCAGCAAAAGCAAAAATGGCTACCAAAAAGTGTGACGGGTGAATATATTTCGGCTATTGCGATGACAGAGCCTGGTGCAGGATCGGACTTGGCAGGCATTAAGACGACTGCGCGCAAAGAGGGGGATCATTATATTTTAAATGGGGAAAAAACCTTTATTACAAATGGCAATCATGCAGATTATGTCATTGTTGTTTGTAAAACTGATCCCCATGCACAGCCCGCGTATCGTGGGATTAGCTTACTCATAGTTGAAAATGGCATGCCGGGATTCACGCGGGGGAAAAAGCTAAATAAAATCGGCATGCATTCGGGGGATACGGCAGAGCTAATTTTCGAGGATGTCAAAGTACCTGCCGAAAACCTGCTTGGTGAAGAAGGAAAAGGCTTTTATTACTTAATGGAAAAGCTGCAGCAAGAGCGACTTGTCGTAGCACTTCAAGTTCAAATAGAGGCAGAGGTCATGCTGCAATTAACGATTGATTATGTGAAGGAACGGAAGGCTTTTGGAAGTCGAATTGCGGATTTCCAAAATACTCAGTTTAAGCTAGCAGAGATGGCCACAGAAATCGATATGGGAAGAAACTATGTCAATACATTGACTGAAAAACATATGCACGGTGAAGATATTGTCAAAGAGGTTTCGATGGCAAAGTGGTGGATTAGTGAAATGGCCAAGCGCGTCGCAGCAGAATGCCTTCAGCTTCACGGGGGCTATGGCTATATGGAGGAATACGAAATTGCCCGAAGATATCGCGACATTTCGGTGACATCCATTTATGCAGGGACAACGGAAATTATGAAAAGCATTATCGCGAAAAAAATACTGTCGTAG
- a CDS encoding MvdC/MvdD family ATP grasp protein: protein MIFILTDSYDIHADLVIKNLVDSSIDYFRFNLDTSALKNSKISFKNGVWHIQQNSHLITSNDIDVVWARRGFVELTLEELNDNSTGFQIWKNEWNKTLNGFYSTLKNKKWLNKLDKAYKGENKYLQMEIAEHVGFNLPPILISNEKNELLSFVEKHETVVFKMMAQDFYQSDKGIYEGLYVNIINSMDIIEKFNTVGENPIVLQKYIPKSFEVRYTVVGCEHFVCKIDSQKSNKANVDWRRYDIPNTPHIPINPPKEIKDKVNQLLSIFDLNYGALDFIVTPNNEWYFLEINCFGQWLWIEDLTGLEISKEISKWLITNVKEVNRT from the coding sequence ATGATTTTTATTTTGACAGATTCTTATGATATACATGCAGATCTAGTAATTAAAAATTTAGTAGATTCATCAATTGACTACTTCCGATTCAACTTAGATACTTCAGCGTTAAAAAATTCAAAGATTTCTTTCAAAAATGGGGTTTGGCATATACAACAAAATTCGCACTTAATTACGTCAAATGATATCGATGTTGTTTGGGCAAGAAGGGGGTTTGTTGAGTTAACTTTGGAAGAACTAAACGACAATTCTACAGGTTTTCAAATATGGAAAAACGAGTGGAATAAAACGTTAAATGGCTTTTACTCTACTTTAAAAAATAAGAAATGGCTCAATAAACTCGATAAAGCCTATAAAGGGGAAAATAAATACTTACAAATGGAGATTGCTGAGCATGTTGGTTTCAATCTTCCCCCAATATTAATTTCAAACGAAAAAAATGAATTATTATCTTTTGTTGAAAAACATGAAACAGTAGTTTTTAAAATGATGGCACAAGATTTTTATCAATCCGATAAAGGTATTTACGAAGGGTTGTACGTTAATATTATTAATTCGATGGATATTATTGAAAAATTTAATACTGTCGGAGAAAATCCAATAGTACTTCAAAAATACATACCTAAGAGCTTTGAAGTTAGATATACGGTTGTGGGCTGCGAACATTTTGTATGCAAAATAGATTCACAAAAGTCAAATAAAGCCAATGTAGATTGGAGAAGATACGACATACCAAATACCCCTCATATTCCGATCAATCCACCTAAGGAAATAAAGGATAAAGTTAATCAATTGCTTTCTATATTTGATTTAAATTATGGCGCGTTAGATTTTATTGTGACACCTAATAATGAGTGGTATTTTCTCGAAATAAATTGCTTCGGACAGTGGTTATGGATTGAAGACTTAACTGGATTAGAAATTTCTAAAGAGATTTCTAAATGGTTAATTACCAATGTAAAGGAGGTGAATAGAACATGA
- the darG gene encoding type II toxin-antitoxin system antitoxin DNA ADP-ribosyl glycohydrolase DarG, producing the protein MIQWVTGNLLEDSAEAYVNTVNTIGVMGKGIALQFKQAFPDVFKQYEKDCKKGLVRVGEMHVVEVVGLAAPKYVINFPTKEHWRNPSKLSFVEEGLKDLVRVVQQLNIKSIALPPLGCGNGGLDWHVVRPIILDAFQSLDVEVHLYEPTGAPPLDQMVIRTKKPKMTLGRALLLAAMTRYAGPGYRMSLLEVQKIAYFLHEVGALPKLQFEKNRFGPYAEGLNHVLQAMEGHYIRGYGDRTQGAEIYLLNGAAEEAEQFIANNDKAVNDLQQVADLMYGFETPYDLELLSTVGWILKENPTRAHDKYYVIQSVRNWNERKKRIFPIDHIEKVWDYLKNEVQFVS; encoded by the coding sequence ATGATTCAATGGGTAACAGGTAATTTACTTGAAGATTCAGCGGAAGCATATGTGAATACAGTAAATACAATTGGTGTCATGGGCAAAGGCATTGCACTTCAATTTAAGCAAGCTTTTCCGGATGTCTTTAAGCAGTATGAAAAAGATTGTAAAAAAGGGCTTGTACGAGTTGGAGAAATGCATGTGGTAGAAGTAGTAGGGTTAGCTGCACCTAAGTATGTCATTAACTTTCCTACAAAGGAACATTGGCGCAACCCATCAAAATTAAGTTTTGTAGAGGAAGGCTTAAAAGATTTAGTAAGAGTTGTTCAGCAATTAAATATTAAGTCGATCGCGCTGCCTCCACTTGGATGTGGAAATGGAGGACTGGATTGGCATGTAGTACGCCCAATAATTTTGGATGCTTTTCAATCATTAGACGTAGAGGTTCATTTATATGAACCAACTGGTGCCCCTCCATTGGATCAAATGGTTATTCGAACAAAGAAACCGAAAATGACATTGGGAAGAGCGCTGTTATTAGCAGCTATGACTCGGTATGCTGGACCTGGTTATCGGATGTCATTATTAGAGGTTCAAAAGATTGCCTATTTTTTGCATGAAGTCGGAGCATTACCAAAACTTCAATTTGAAAAAAATCGCTTTGGCCCTTACGCAGAAGGTTTGAATCATGTGCTTCAGGCAATGGAAGGGCATTATATTCGAGGTTATGGTGATCGAACTCAAGGAGCGGAAATTTACCTATTAAATGGTGCTGCAGAAGAAGCGGAGCAATTTATAGCAAACAACGATAAAGCGGTGAATGATTTACAGCAGGTAGCTGATTTAATGTATGGCTTTGAAACGCCGTATGATTTAGAATTGTTGTCGACAGTTGGGTGGATTCTGAAAGAAAATCCAACTAGAGCACATGATAAATACTACGTGATACAGTCTGTACGAAACTGGAATGAAAGAAAGAAACGAATTTTTCCAATCGATCACATTGAAAAAGTGTGGGATTATTTAAAGAATGAAGTACAGTTTGTATCGTAA
- a CDS encoding class I adenylate-forming enzyme family protein, whose product MLLPELLGNYAKSQPNKVFTSYNGREWTYEAFYEKAKRVAAYFQANGYKKGDIVALYSLNTDIFLVCYFGLQLGGFSVMPVNTKLAGPEVAYIFNHSEAKSLIYDVRLEDIINETEHVFREKLAIGGEDQLGKILEDETLHFTPVSLDEQDTSVIMYTSGTTGKPKGVMLTHRNILAAGEIWSEVMDITGNDRMLVSTPLFHCAAAHVFVVPVTYKGGTIIIEEAFTTDGTLALLQNTQPTMFFGVPAMYTILLNLPHIKEIELPTLRLFGYGAAPMPYEILKKLKETFPTIKVQNLYGQTENAPGASSLKDHHALSKIGSVGEPLPQTEVRVVDEYGNSLPTGQVGEIVVKGAQVMKGYLKNEEETARAIKDGWLYSGDLGRFDEDGLLYIVDRKKDMLIRGGENVYPVEVEEVLYQIPELLEAAVVGVPHPVYGEVPKAYVVLKEGKALTAAQIMDYCATQLAKYKVPMEVEFLNELPRNASGKVLKHTLGPKENLSV is encoded by the coding sequence ATGTTACTACCGGAATTATTGGGAAATTACGCTAAGAGTCAACCGAACAAAGTGTTTACATCCTATAACGGACGTGAATGGACCTATGAAGCGTTTTACGAAAAGGCCAAACGCGTTGCGGCATATTTTCAAGCGAATGGCTATAAAAAGGGCGATATCGTTGCATTGTATTCGTTAAATACCGACATCTTTTTAGTGTGCTATTTCGGCTTACAATTAGGCGGTTTTTCTGTTATGCCGGTTAATACGAAGCTTGCGGGCCCAGAGGTAGCATACATTTTTAATCATTCAGAAGCGAAGTCCCTTATCTATGATGTCCGTCTTGAAGACATCATTAACGAAACGGAGCATGTTTTCCGTGAAAAGCTAGCAATCGGTGGAGAAGATCAGCTTGGCAAAATTCTTGAAGACGAAACCCTCCACTTTACACCGGTTTCATTAGACGAACAGGATACATCCGTCATTATGTACACATCTGGAACAACCGGCAAGCCTAAAGGGGTGATGCTGACACATCGAAATATTTTAGCGGCCGGTGAAATATGGTCGGAGGTTATGGATATTACGGGAAATGACCGTATGCTTGTATCCACGCCATTATTCCATTGTGCAGCAGCGCATGTATTTGTCGTCCCTGTCACGTATAAAGGGGGCACGATCATTATTGAAGAGGCGTTTACTACAGACGGTACATTAGCACTTTTGCAAAATACACAGCCGACGATGTTTTTTGGTGTGCCAGCGATGTATACGATTTTGTTGAACTTGCCACATATTAAGGAAATTGAGCTACCAACATTGCGCTTGTTTGGCTACGGGGCAGCACCAATGCCTTACGAAATTTTGAAGAAATTAAAAGAAACCTTCCCAACGATTAAAGTACAAAACTTATACGGCCAAACGGAAAATGCACCTGGCGCATCTTCATTAAAAGATCATCATGCACTGAGCAAAATCGGCTCAGTTGGTGAACCACTTCCACAAACAGAAGTACGAGTAGTCGATGAATATGGAAATTCACTACCTACTGGGCAAGTGGGCGAAATCGTTGTCAAAGGTGCTCAAGTGATGAAGGGCTATTTGAAAAATGAAGAAGAAACAGCCCGCGCCATTAAAGACGGTTGGCTCTACTCAGGTGATTTAGGGCGATTTGATGAGGATGGGCTGCTGTATATTGTCGACCGCAAAAAAGACATGCTCATCCGAGGCGGAGAAAATGTCTATCCGGTTGAAGTGGAAGAAGTATTATATCAAATCCCTGAATTACTAGAAGCTGCAGTTGTTGGTGTGCCGCATCCAGTGTATGGAGAAGTGCCAAAAGCATATGTCGTTTTGAAGGAAGGAAAAGCATTGACGGCCGCTCAAATCATGGACTATTGCGCAACACAGCTCGCGAAATATAAGGTACCAATGGAAGTCGAATTCCTAAATGAATTACCGCGAAACGCTTCCGGTAAAGTGCTGAAGCATACATTGGGACCGAAAGAGAATCTGAGCGTATGA
- a CDS encoding CAP domain-containing protein: MKKIWLCVVFILSAVMVVIPHAKAEEVQEVQKFTDVSIHKEWIIPVKSKKVTLKDLAVALVDSEGEQQGVIVEKIKNEFIIKPKQPYKYGTEYSLHVQELNVKNPLWLQIDFTTEYFKIENPTALVRIGDIKEQYEQLKPVYTGKTYVKKPSLQSPYDMGELQKGVLTDALNTTNLMRYIAGLPANIQLNDNYNKEAQAAALISAINPSLSHSPSQPSNMEKDLYDLAYKGASKSNLSKGRNSIVDSIIYGYMNDGSASNIGRVGHRLWILSPKLKEVGFGLVTGSEEDWRTNGSAMKVIQDNMYKNSDLDYEYISWPAKTATPTNYFEAIYPWSFSLNPELYDVKVAKEINITVTRLKDNKKWHFNQSKADGYFNISTSNFGYLPYTIIFRPENVGAEDSESKYIEYEHGDHYKVEIANVKRINGEITTIEFETTFFNLEQ; this comes from the coding sequence ATGAAGAAAATTTGGCTATGTGTAGTATTTATTCTGAGCGCTGTTATGGTTGTAATTCCACATGCGAAGGCTGAAGAAGTACAAGAGGTTCAAAAATTTACAGATGTAAGTATACATAAAGAGTGGATAATTCCTGTTAAATCGAAAAAAGTAACGCTAAAGGATCTTGCAGTAGCATTAGTGGATAGTGAGGGCGAACAACAGGGAGTAATTGTAGAAAAAATTAAGAATGAGTTTATTATTAAGCCGAAGCAACCGTATAAATATGGCACGGAATATAGCTTACATGTGCAAGAATTAAATGTGAAAAACCCACTTTGGCTTCAAATTGATTTTACAACAGAGTACTTTAAGATAGAAAATCCAACTGCACTTGTACGTATCGGGGATATTAAAGAACAATATGAGCAGTTGAAGCCCGTTTATACAGGTAAAACTTATGTGAAGAAGCCCTCTTTGCAATCGCCGTATGATATGGGTGAATTGCAAAAAGGTGTGCTAACGGATGCATTAAACACAACCAATTTAATGCGTTATATAGCGGGGTTACCGGCAAATATTCAATTAAATGATAACTATAATAAAGAAGCCCAAGCGGCAGCGCTTATTAGTGCTATAAATCCGAGTCTCTCACATTCTCCGAGTCAACCGTCAAATATGGAAAAGGATTTATATGATCTGGCCTATAAAGGTGCATCGAAGAGTAATTTATCAAAAGGACGTAATAGTATCGTCGACAGTATTATTTATGGTTATATGAATGATGGAAGTGCTTCAAATATTGGTCGAGTTGGTCATCGACTTTGGATTCTATCACCAAAATTAAAAGAGGTGGGCTTTGGTTTAGTAACTGGGTCAGAAGAGGACTGGCGTACAAATGGTTCAGCAATGAAAGTAATTCAGGATAATATGTATAAAAATAGCGATTTAGATTATGAGTACATTTCCTGGCCAGCTAAAACAGCTACACCTACAAATTATTTCGAAGCAATTTATCCATGGTCATTTTCATTAAATCCAGAACTGTATGATGTGAAAGTTGCAAAGGAAATTAACATTACAGTAACTCGATTAAAGGACAATAAAAAGTGGCATTTTAATCAAAGTAAAGCAGATGGCTACTTCAATATTAGTACGAGCAACTTTGGTTATTTACCATACACAATTATTTTCCGCCCAGAAAATGTAGGAGCGGAGGATTCTGAATCGAAATATATTGAATACGAGCATGGGGATCATTATAAAGTAGAAATTGCAAATGTTAAGCGGATAAACGGCGAGATTACAACAATAGAATTCGAAACAACATTCTTCAATTTAGAGCAATAA
- a CDS encoding O-antigen ligase family protein, which produces MASFYEELNQRDAVSDERENSESRKKMDQWIFYSLLVLIGFMPLIVMANVQEVISPLISNVDVLSSGIKGDLFTHYKALMLLIVTLFVSALFLGKIFFMGGTIRKTYLNYVLGVFVVAIVVSTIASPNTSIALNGQYNHSDGAISWLCYVALLFIAMNIEYPKNVIKYIVYTMMPFVYINLYIITMNFYGKDLLQNAWAQSLVSIMLPEGSSISEGSALVGTLNQWNYMSGMFAMMTVMYLAWAVTSQKWVDNIVGAVTASAAIIVMFMSVSTSGFLTVLVVGAVILVAALLTKKKGQAVVSLAIFFLIAAPVFHVLAEKDYRVWTESFGFFTEKNPYMEEVTALLNTTNVAHASKEVLELPVLPERATAAGSGRTYIWDKTLDLVGNRAILGYGNDTLIYNFPHYSLDARSGMKDENTITDKPHNQFVGVLYGFGIFGLVALVMLVVATGIAAFRAIIKKAWAELVLALTILAYFSQSMFNDSLPASSGFTFVLIGILFAQQVIKSQENAVNGRNN; this is translated from the coding sequence ATGGCTTCATTTTATGAAGAGCTTAACCAAAGAGATGCGGTAAGCGATGAAAGGGAAAATAGCGAATCCCGCAAAAAAATGGATCAATGGATTTTCTACTCGTTACTAGTATTAATTGGCTTCATGCCACTAATCGTAATGGCCAACGTGCAGGAAGTGATTAGTCCACTTATTTCCAATGTAGATGTATTATCCTCTGGTATAAAGGGCGATTTATTTACTCATTATAAAGCGCTTATGCTACTAATCGTAACATTATTTGTGTCGGCATTATTCTTGGGAAAAATTTTCTTCATGGGTGGCACAATTCGAAAAACCTATTTAAACTATGTCCTTGGTGTATTTGTAGTAGCCATTGTAGTATCAACAATCGCCTCTCCAAATACCTCAATCGCTTTAAATGGTCAATACAACCATTCAGACGGTGCAATTAGTTGGCTTTGTTATGTAGCGCTACTATTTATTGCGATGAATATCGAATATCCAAAGAATGTAATTAAGTACATTGTGTACACAATGATGCCATTTGTTTATATTAATTTATACATAATTACTATGAACTTTTATGGTAAGGATTTGTTACAAAACGCTTGGGCACAAAGCTTAGTTTCTATAATGTTGCCAGAGGGCTCGAGCATTTCAGAAGGCTCTGCTTTAGTAGGGACATTGAACCAATGGAACTATATGAGTGGGATGTTTGCGATGATGACGGTGATGTATTTAGCATGGGCGGTGACATCGCAAAAGTGGGTCGACAATATTGTCGGTGCCGTGACGGCAAGTGCTGCGATTATCGTTATGTTTATGTCGGTTTCTACGAGTGGTTTTTTAACGGTGCTTGTAGTGGGGGCTGTAATATTGGTTGCTGCATTATTGACTAAGAAAAAAGGACAGGCTGTAGTCTCACTAGCTATATTCTTCCTAATTGCAGCACCAGTATTCCATGTGTTAGCAGAAAAAGATTATCGTGTATGGACTGAGTCGTTCGGCTTCTTTACAGAGAAAAATCCATATATGGAAGAGGTAACAGCCTTACTCAATACAACGAATGTAGCACATGCGAGCAAAGAAGTGTTAGAGTTGCCAGTGTTACCAGAGCGAGCAACGGCAGCAGGATCAGGACGAACTTATATTTGGGATAAGACATTAGACTTAGTAGGAAATCGCGCTATTTTAGGCTACGGAAATGATACGTTAATTTATAATTTCCCACACTATAGTCTGGATGCACGTTCAGGGATGAAGGATGAAAATACGATTACCGATAAACCCCATAATCAATTTGTCGGAGTTTTATATGGCTTCGGTATTTTTGGTTTAGTAGCTTTAGTTATGCTAGTGGTCGCTACAGGTATAGCAGCTTTCAGAGCAATCATAAAAAAAGCGTGGGCTGAATTGGTTTTAGCGCTTACTATATTGGCCTATTTCTCACAGTCCATGTTCAATGATTCATTGCCAGCTAGCTCTGGGTTCACCTTTGTTTTAATTGGAATATTATTTGCACAACAAGTTATTAAAAGTCAGGAGAATGCTGTAAATGGAAGAAACAATTGA
- a CDS encoding 3-hydroxyacyl-CoA dehydrogenase NAD-binding domain-containing protein, translating into MKIGVIGSGIMGNGIAQTFAMAGYQVILSDLNEKALVSAREVIAVNIERVLKKQESTQEGDEILQRIQFTTGKDVLADADLIVEAIIENMEMKKAIFKELDGICEPKTIFASNTSSYSITEIAAATSRPDRVCGMHFFNPVPVMKLIEVIRGAATSEETVAFVQQLATRIGKESITVADAPLFVVNRILIPMISEAIFVLDEGIATAEDIDKGMVLGTNQPIGPLKLADMIGLDTLLYVQETLLHETGDSKYRIPQSLKKLVRAGHYGRKTGQGFYRYT; encoded by the coding sequence TTGAAGATAGGTGTGATCGGTTCAGGCATTATGGGAAATGGCATTGCCCAAACATTTGCTATGGCAGGATATCAAGTCATACTGAGTGATCTTAATGAGAAGGCATTAGTAAGCGCACGTGAAGTGATTGCCGTCAATATTGAACGAGTGTTGAAAAAACAGGAGAGTACGCAGGAAGGAGATGAAATTCTTCAACGAATCCAGTTTACTACGGGTAAGGATGTCTTAGCAGATGCGGATTTGATTGTCGAAGCCATTATTGAAAATATGGAAATGAAAAAGGCGATTTTCAAAGAGCTAGACGGAATTTGTGAGCCAAAGACGATTTTTGCCTCGAATACGTCTAGTTACTCGATTACGGAAATCGCAGCTGCCACTTCACGCCCGGATCGTGTATGCGGGATGCATTTCTTCAACCCAGTACCAGTTATGAAGCTTATTGAGGTTATTCGAGGGGCGGCAACTTCGGAAGAGACGGTCGCATTTGTCCAACAGCTAGCAACGCGCATTGGGAAGGAAAGCATTACGGTGGCAGACGCGCCATTATTTGTAGTCAATCGTATTCTTATCCCCATGATTAGTGAGGCGATTTTTGTTTTAGATGAAGGAATCGCCACTGCGGAGGATATCGACAAAGGGATGGTTTTAGGCACAAATCAGCCGATTGGTCCATTAAAGCTTGCGGATATGATTGGCTTAGATACCCTATTGTATGTACAGGAAACGCTGCTACATGAAACGGGTGATTCGAAATATCGCATTCCCCAATCACTGAAAAAGCTAGTCCGTGCAGGGCATTATGGCCGGAAGACAGGACAAGGGTTTTATCGATATACTTGA
- a CDS encoding stalk domain-containing protein: MDNELFGKFGKGFASTIVAGLLLFSQTGVSDAAEVTKRVEVNPQVKILNNGNLVSGDIGPIIIGGTTYLPVRSLSTVLNKNVLWEGPTKSIFITDIVNPDVAKNEIANLERFIKTKDAKISELEGLIKTKDTKVTELENLGKTKDAKILELENAIKAKDARIAELEKTSNTNTNLKNLEYQLNRNYQYWNGMEFYTTLKEDRYGINVTIETDLRYNTAYNNWHNLSDADYSKFVNLIMEDIWYQYRNIEITGNVINSYDKNLLAIFSGNSRYSAKYIKYPR, from the coding sequence ATGGATAATGAATTATTTGGAAAATTTGGTAAAGGTTTTGCTTCAACAATTGTTGCTGGTCTTTTATTATTTTCACAAACGGGTGTATCTGATGCTGCAGAAGTAACGAAAAGAGTTGAAGTTAACCCACAAGTTAAAATTTTAAACAATGGTAATTTGGTGTCTGGCGATATTGGGCCAATCATTATCGGTGGAACTACTTATTTACCTGTACGTTCTTTGTCAACTGTACTTAACAAAAATGTACTTTGGGAAGGACCAACTAAATCTATATTTATTACAGATATTGTAAATCCTGATGTGGCGAAAAATGAAATTGCCAATTTAGAAAGATTTATTAAAACAAAGGATGCTAAAATTTCTGAGTTAGAGGGTTTAATTAAAACCAAAGATACTAAAGTTACTGAGCTAGAAAATTTAGGTAAAACAAAAGACGCTAAAATTCTTGAATTAGAAAATGCGATTAAAGCAAAAGATGCTAGAATTGCAGAATTAGAGAAAACTTCGAATACGAATACGAATCTAAAAAATTTAGAGTACCAATTAAATCGTAATTACCAATATTGGAATGGCATGGAATTCTATACGACGCTGAAAGAAGATAGATATGGTATTAATGTTACTATAGAAACAGACTTAAGATACAATACCGCCTACAATAATTGGCATAATTTATCGGATGCAGATTACTCAAAATTTGTAAATCTTATTATGGAAGATATTTGGTATCAATACCGAAACATTGAAATCACAGGTAATGTAATTAATAGTTATGATAAAAATTTATTGGCGATATTCTCTGGTAATAGCAGATACTCAGCGAAGTACATTAAATACCCGAGATAA
- a CDS encoding TetR/AcrR family transcriptional regulator: protein MKLSEKKILKKKEQILLSAITIVNRRGYDGATMEEIAAELMMTKGSLYYYFNNKSDLLYQCHKLVLAQATEELEEDLRGEGTAEEIMRKMIGTHINYAVDEKETFNLIIEPKQMFNPEQIEPVLKLRKHYAGLFDQAIEKGVISGEFHVKEPIIVRMMILGAMNWIQQWYNPDGRMAKDELKQHFADAIMKLLK from the coding sequence ATGAAACTCTCTGAGAAGAAAATCCTAAAGAAGAAAGAACAAATTTTATTATCCGCCATTACGATTGTTAATCGGAGAGGCTATGACGGTGCAACAATGGAAGAGATTGCCGCAGAACTAATGATGACCAAGGGCTCTTTGTATTATTACTTTAATAATAAAAGCGATTTATTGTACCAATGTCATAAGCTTGTGCTTGCTCAGGCAACAGAAGAGCTGGAGGAGGATTTACGGGGGGAGGGAACGGCGGAAGAAATCATGCGAAAAATGATTGGTACACATATCAATTATGCGGTAGATGAAAAGGAAACGTTTAACTTGATCATTGAACCGAAGCAAATGTTTAACCCTGAACAAATCGAACCCGTGCTGAAATTACGAAAGCACTACGCTGGTTTATTTGATCAAGCGATTGAAAAAGGCGTCATATCCGGTGAATTTCATGTAAAAGAGCCGATTATTGTTCGAATGATGATACTCGGTGCGATGAACTGGATTCAACAATGGTATAACCCAGATGGAAGAATGGCGAAGGACGAGCTCAAGCAGCATTTTGCTGACGCCATTATGAAATTACTCAAATAA